From Xylocopa sonorina isolate GNS202 chromosome 2, iyXylSono1_principal, whole genome shotgun sequence, a single genomic window includes:
- the Cnir gene encoding cornichon-like protein, with amino-acid sequence MGLISEPLLFVLALIDTGSVLFLLVYFVITLSDLECDYLNAQQCCSKLNTWVVPKLVAHSFLEFLLLTHGQLILCLVNLPMTLWLLYEYFGVPSGNMGVYDPTEIHNRGQLKRHTRDCMIYLGYYLIFFFIYLYCMIIALLKGDPINRNEDAIMQTV; translated from the exons ATGGGTCTTATATCCGAGCCACTGTTGTTCGTATTAGCTTTAATCGATACCGGTTCAGTACTTTTCCTTTTGGTGTATTTT GTCATAACTCTATCAGATCTGGAATGTGATTATTTGAATGCGCAACAGTGTTGTTCAAAATTAAACACG TGGGTAGTACCAAAGCTTGTAGCGCATTCGTTCTTAGAGTTTTTACTATTAACACACGGACAATTAATATTGTGCTTAGTAAATTTACCCATGACACTGTGGTTACTTTACGAATACTTTGGAGTACCCAGCGGTAACATGGGAGTTTATGATCCTACAGAGATTCATAATCGTGGGCAATTAAAAAGGCATACGAGAGACTGTATGATCTATCTTGGATATTaccttattttcttttttatctacCTTTATTG CATGATCATTGCATTACTGAAAGGTGATCCAATCAACAGAAATGAAGATGCAATAATGCAAACAGTCTAA
- the Ift57 gene encoding intraflagellar transport 57 isoform X1, whose protein sequence is MLFINYLYNLSQTENRTREMFRDAPKIIIEDGSSPSASYVMYIRMEDLLEKLKLLYYDTQFLPEFKLKAINRNYFVTQTNPGEQFYTFTSLAAWLIRKSGKTFETPQESDDPNATIALILDHLRDSNVPIEFPPNKLKQGSGEYAIYVLDNLADDALKAQKFQWKKVEVPPDEPSNEPDIEDDDAELILEKVEEEMMAEYDEEDEDILHVDDITKLYGQNFNETQKPDDILESKTNREEWQLELERVLPQLKVTVKTDLRDWRSHVEQMKQLSTNIATNLTGTKNQLDKLHIDISNTLDKVKTRESYLNRQLEPTLKEYQLLQDELSKIKEQYRDVSGGVTERTRIFNKLSEELEHVKKEMDERGSSMTDGTPLINIKKAITKMKNEISEMNVRIGVLEYSLMCARIRDRTQFQEDMNNTSNIAIT, encoded by the exons atgctatttaTCAATTATTTATATAACCTTTCCCAAACAGAAAACAGGACAAGAG aaATGTTTCGAGACGCCCCAAAGATCATTATAGAAGACGGATCTTCTCCATCCGCTTCTTATGTTATGTACATTAGAATGGAAGATTTATTAGAAAAActgaaattattatattatgATACTCAATTTCTACCTGAATTTAAACTAAAAGCTATAAATAG GAATTATTTCGTAACACAGACAAATCCAGGAGAACAATTTTATACGTTTACATCTTTGGCAGCATGGTTAATCAGAAAATCAGGCAAAACTTTCGAGACTCCGCAAGAATCAGacgaccctaatgctacgatagctTTAATATTGGATCATTTGAGAGATTCCAATGTACCAATAGAATTTCCACCCAATAAGCTTAAACAAGGAAGTGGTGAATACGCCATTTACGTTTTGGACAATTTAGCAGATGATGCATTGAAAGCACAGAAATTTCAATGGAAGAA agTAGAAGTACCACCCGATGAACCAAGTAATGAACCAGATATCGAGGATGATGATGCAGAATTAATATTGGAGAAAGTAGAAGAAGAAATGATGGCCGAATACGATGAAGAGGATGAAGATATTTTACATGTTGAtgatataacaaaattatatGGGCAAAATTTT AATGAGACTCAAAAACCTGATGATATTCTAGAATCTAAAACAAACAGGGAAGAATGGCAATTGGAACTAGAAAGAGTTTTGCCACAGTTGAAAGTAACTGTCAAGACAG ATTTGAGAGATTGGAGATCACATGTAGAGCAAATGAAACAACTGAGTACAAATATAGCAACAAATTTGACTGGAACTAAAAATCAATTGGATAAGCTGCATATTGATATATCTAATACTTTAGACAAAGTAAAAACAAGAGAATCCTATTTAAACAGACAACTTGAGCCTACTTTGAAGGAATATCAGCTGCTACAGGATGAATTATCGAAAATCAAGGAACAATATCGAGACGTTAGCGGAGGCGTAACAGAAAGGACAAGAATATTCAATAAATTATCCGAAGAATTGGAGCATGTAAAGAAAGAAATGGACGAACGAGGATCAAGTATGACGGATGGAA cCCCTCTTATAAACATAAAAAAGGCCATTACTaaaatgaaaaatgaaatttctgAAATGAATGTTCGAATCGGTGTATTAGAATATAGTTTGATGTGTGCAAGAATACGAGATCGCACTCAGTTTCAAGAAGATATGAACAACACAAGTAACATCGCGATAACTTAA
- the LOC143432938 gene encoding protein croquemort: MKIWKKLAIIFSIGIAITIFGLTIGILWSTIYSSILSTQLSVTPTSTNHELWKETPIPMFLKLYMFNLTNPEDFGSKEFKSKPKFTEMGPYVFREVDYKVGETWNSNDTITYQRKRVWHFDKSLSSGSLLDKVTNINPVTASVAYALRYEIPFVRILVDRVMKIIEQKLVVTKTVNELLFEGFDDAMLKIARKLKMTKIPFDKFAWFYGRNNSASYDGTFNMYTGKSNLLDLGVLTEWNYDSTVSSYPGECGKVKGTNGDLWPPLPDNKTVTFFVTDICTSLTATFDNTTVYEGLTGVRYISDKTILDNGTMVPSRQCYCTNEECIPSGALNISACKWGAPAFISLPHFYLADPSYREKIEGMEPSKEKHELQISIEPKTGVPLNVNAKLQLNLLVKHDKEMSMFKNLQSTFIPMLWFTQEAYLTSDYASTVKLIIILQSLGSITFYGIASIGILITLIGVFLYIRHSLRGEDNVVLLSGSNNEIATN, encoded by the exons ATGAAGATTTGGAAGAAGCTTGCCATTATCTTTTCCATAGGTATAGCAATAACAATTTTTGGATTAACTATAGGGATTCTTTGGTCAACAATTTATTCGTCAATCTTAAGTACA CAACTAAGCGTAACGCCAACATCTACAAACCATGAACTTTGGAAAGAAACACCTATTCCAATGTTTTTGAagttgtacatgtttaatttGACTAATCCAGAAGATTTtggttcaaaagaatttaaatcgaAACCAAAGTTTACAGAAATGGGCCCTTACGTATTTAG GGAGGTTGATTATAAAGTTGGAGAAACGTGGAACAGTAATGATACCATAACATATCAAAGGAAAAGAGTATGGCATTTTGATAAATCATTGTCGTCAGGAAGTTTATTAGATAAAGTAACTAATATAAATCCAGTGACTGCT AGCGTTGCATATGCATTAAGGTATGAGATTCCTTTTGTCCGTATTTTGGTAGATAGAGTTATGAAAATAATCGAACAAAAGTTAGTAGTTACTAAAACCGTTAATGAATTACTCTTTGAAGGCTTTGATGATGCTATGCTAAAGATTGCACGAAAACTGAAAATGACTAAAattccatttgataaatttgcTTGGTTCTATGgg CGTAATAATTCTGCTTCTTATGATGGAACATTTAATATGTATACTGGTAAAAGCAATTTGCTTGATTTAGGAGTGCTTACAGAATGGAATTATGATAGCACAGTAAGTTCCTATCCAGGAGAATGTGGTAAAGTGAAAGGTACAAATGGTGATTTGTGGCCACCTTTGCCTGATAATAAAACTGTTACTTTCTTTGTAACTGACATTTGCAC GAGTTTGACAGCAACATTTGATAATACGACTGTCTATGAGGGTTTAACAGGAGTTAGATATATTAGCGATAAGACGATCCTCGATAATGGTACAATGGTACCATCGCGTCAATGTTATTGCACGAACGAAGAATGTATTCCTTCTGGAGCGCTAAATATTTCAGCGTGTAAGTGGGGTGCTCCAGCATTCATCAGCTTACCACATTTTTATTTAGCGGATCCAAGTTACAGAGAAAAAATAGAAGGAATGGAACCCAGTAAAGAGAAACATGAACTGCAAATATCAATAGAACCG AAAACCGGCGTTCCGTTGAACGTGAATGCAAAACTGCAATTGAATCTACTAGTCAAACATGATAAAGAAATGTC TATGTTCAAAAACCTCCAGAGTACATTTATACCAATGTTATGGTTTACGCAAGAAGCTTACTTAACTTCTGATTATGCCAGTACAGTTAAACTTATTATTATTCTGCAATCATTGGGCAGCATAACATTTTATGGTATTGCCTCAATTGGCATTTTAATCACTTTAATCGGAGTTTTCTTATACATTCGACACAGTTTGAGAGGAGAGGACAATGTCGTTTTATTGTCAGGAAGTAATAATGAAATTGCTACAAATTGA
- the Ift57 gene encoding intraflagellar transport 57 isoform X2, which produces MFRDAPKIIIEDGSSPSASYVMYIRMEDLLEKLKLLYYDTQFLPEFKLKAINRNYFVTQTNPGEQFYTFTSLAAWLIRKSGKTFETPQESDDPNATIALILDHLRDSNVPIEFPPNKLKQGSGEYAIYVLDNLADDALKAQKFQWKKVEVPPDEPSNEPDIEDDDAELILEKVEEEMMAEYDEEDEDILHVDDITKLYGQNFNETQKPDDILESKTNREEWQLELERVLPQLKVTVKTDLRDWRSHVEQMKQLSTNIATNLTGTKNQLDKLHIDISNTLDKVKTRESYLNRQLEPTLKEYQLLQDELSKIKEQYRDVSGGVTERTRIFNKLSEELEHVKKEMDERGSSMTDGTPLINIKKAITKMKNEISEMNVRIGVLEYSLMCARIRDRTQFQEDMNNTSNIAIT; this is translated from the exons ATGTTTCGAGACGCCCCAAAGATCATTATAGAAGACGGATCTTCTCCATCCGCTTCTTATGTTATGTACATTAGAATGGAAGATTTATTAGAAAAActgaaattattatattatgATACTCAATTTCTACCTGAATTTAAACTAAAAGCTATAAATAG GAATTATTTCGTAACACAGACAAATCCAGGAGAACAATTTTATACGTTTACATCTTTGGCAGCATGGTTAATCAGAAAATCAGGCAAAACTTTCGAGACTCCGCAAGAATCAGacgaccctaatgctacgatagctTTAATATTGGATCATTTGAGAGATTCCAATGTACCAATAGAATTTCCACCCAATAAGCTTAAACAAGGAAGTGGTGAATACGCCATTTACGTTTTGGACAATTTAGCAGATGATGCATTGAAAGCACAGAAATTTCAATGGAAGAA agTAGAAGTACCACCCGATGAACCAAGTAATGAACCAGATATCGAGGATGATGATGCAGAATTAATATTGGAGAAAGTAGAAGAAGAAATGATGGCCGAATACGATGAAGAGGATGAAGATATTTTACATGTTGAtgatataacaaaattatatGGGCAAAATTTT AATGAGACTCAAAAACCTGATGATATTCTAGAATCTAAAACAAACAGGGAAGAATGGCAATTGGAACTAGAAAGAGTTTTGCCACAGTTGAAAGTAACTGTCAAGACAG ATTTGAGAGATTGGAGATCACATGTAGAGCAAATGAAACAACTGAGTACAAATATAGCAACAAATTTGACTGGAACTAAAAATCAATTGGATAAGCTGCATATTGATATATCTAATACTTTAGACAAAGTAAAAACAAGAGAATCCTATTTAAACAGACAACTTGAGCCTACTTTGAAGGAATATCAGCTGCTACAGGATGAATTATCGAAAATCAAGGAACAATATCGAGACGTTAGCGGAGGCGTAACAGAAAGGACAAGAATATTCAATAAATTATCCGAAGAATTGGAGCATGTAAAGAAAGAAATGGACGAACGAGGATCAAGTATGACGGATGGAA cCCCTCTTATAAACATAAAAAAGGCCATTACTaaaatgaaaaatgaaatttctgAAATGAATGTTCGAATCGGTGTATTAGAATATAGTTTGATGTGTGCAAGAATACGAGATCGCACTCAGTTTCAAGAAGATATGAACAACACAAGTAACATCGCGATAACTTAA